TTTTTCTCAATGATTTCTTGTCAGCCACAGTCTTTGTCATGTCTTGCTTTGAAAACAGCCTGGAATTAAGGGGTGTCTTCTCCTCCAGGAACGGACCCAAACAATTATCATCACATTTACTAATTTCTGTATTGATAGAAGTTAAAGGAGTCCCTTCGGAGGACACTTTTGTGAAATACTCCAACTCTTCCTCTGAACCACAGGTCTTTAGCTGAGCCTGTGTTTTGGTCACTCTCTGACTTTGTTTTGGAGCCGGCAGCGCTGACTCAGAGCTGCAAGGAGGGTTCTCGAGTAGAAGACTCGTCTCCAACCACTCCAGAGAGTGAGGTTTTTGCTGGCTGCGAACATCATCTGGCTGTCTCTGATTAACACAATTTCTCTGCTCTAACGCAGGAAGCTCCAAGGTGCTCTcagctgtgtttgtgcagtCTTTCAGCAGGCCTGGACTCCTACGTTTGACATCAGACCAAGCACTGAGGGAAGTCTGACAGTCgttctttctgttctctgtctGCGAGTCCCCCAAGCCAAGATACACTTTCTTGGAGTCCTTGCTGATTTGAGGTTTGCTTGCACTACTTCTCCTTGGTTTTGTCCTCTTCACACTgcaataaaaaggaattttgttttttaaagaaaaaagaaccttTACTGCCTCCACCTACCGTTTTTCCAACTCTGAAACACCACTTGGGCCACCCTCTTTCTGAACatggaaaaaatccctgcaTATCATCTTGACAAGCAGCAATGTTTGTCTAGTGTGGATAGTATCAAGCGTTATCCATCTGATTTTCCACTGCACTAGGGGAGAACCCTATTTATTAATGACTAAGCCATGAAGGAGTGAGTTCACACTCTTTTCCAAGAGGCAGAACTGGATTCATTACAGATGTTAAAGGTCAACAGAGCAGAAGTATATTGAATTCCTTTCTGAACCGGCTAGATAAAATAGCATTTCCTAAGTGCCTAAATGATTGCAAACCATTCCCATATATCCACATGCATAATGCATATCTACAGGACAGAGGGGGCAGGTGGGGAGAGGCAGCAAGTGCGCCTCTGTGTGAGAGTTCCTAATCTCTATTTTAGAATGTTCCTCTGGAATTTTTCCCAGGACATTTCAAAGCATTACTTTAAAGTTAACCACCACTCATCTAGTATCAAGCCCATTCATCTGGCAAGGACTTAGGTAATGCAAGTAGATGATATTCTAAAAGGAATTATACAGGAAAATGGGATCACAAGGGAGCTGATGGAGTGTGAGTACATAAACACTCCTCAGCAGTGTGGTACCTATGGATCTGGATTTCACACAGCCCATAAGATGAACGTTATGCCCAAGTACTGAAGCTGCATTTTAAGTCCAAACATGTTACTAGAGATGGCCCCAAGCCGAAACCACTttctgctgcccagctgctgccgAGTAACTCCCAGGTCAGTGTATCTAACTCTTCTCAAAGAGGGCTTACCCAAAACAGGtagagctggcacagctccaaAGCTAATCTAACTTCTAAAGACAACACAGATGAGACAACATGGGTAAAAAGAAAAGTTGCCAGGGCTCACAACAAATCCCGGATTTCACAGGTGatttggagctgctgggagctcacGCAAGACCGGATGGTGTCCTGGTACCACAAGGAGCAGTAACATGTTCAGCTGATCAGCTCACCCTCCCCATCCATTCCATCACAATTCTTTAATTGTGATCAATGATCCAGATGctcaaaattaacaaaaaaaagtatttgtgaaGTGTTTTTCACCCAATTCAAGCATCACATATTTATTTTGGCTGAGAGCTTAATTCAAGGAAAAACAGCCTGTTTTGACTCTGCCTAGTGCTATGTGTGATATCTGTGTGGGTTGTAATAGCTTTCTCTATGCtgtaaaaaacaacaacaatcaTTTTATGTGCTTATCCACACCACAGCAGTAATCTTTCAGTAATTCAAAACAATCTTTTGTAAAGTAgtttatattatttaaaattttattacatAAGCTAGATTCTACCAAACCAAATTTTACCACTTATAAATTCAAAAGCTTAGAAAGAACAGTGgcatacatttttttcaggatgtCTTGCTTTATTTGTTCACTCAGTCTAATCTCAAGCTTCTTGTTCTCAGCAGATTCAGTAAAATACTCAGACGTCCCACTGGAaagttcttctttctgctccagaaaaaaatacaggtttaaAACATGACACATCAAGCTACGATTATTCAACAGAAAGCTTCATTTCTAATACTAAGATTTACAGCTGTTCTTTATTATTTTGATCTGAGCAGTCTAAgagaaacaattatttttaatcttttaatatTTGGGAGTCTAGTCAGTTCCCTCCCCTTGACTCCCAACCAACATATTTTGTATGCTAAAATACACCGCAAACAAACAAGACTGCAATGTAAAGGATGTAGCTTTCCAAACCATCTGAGGAAACTGTTGGCAAATATTTGACATCTTTGTGGCTCAAACTGTGACAAATGCCAGGAATCTCTCTTGCAGACAGGAGCATGCTTGtcagttttttttctaaagagacTGACTGGCGCAGTGGTCTATACACTTATTCTCAGAGGAATTCCCATAATTTTCCATACTTACAAAAAAACATACACAGCATTATTTGCTCATTGAACAAGGCAAGGGTTAAAACTTTTAATTCTAACATTTAAACGCTTGCAGCTTGTAGTGGTTGGCTACTACAGGACAACAGGGGAATTCTTTCTGGTCTCAGCTAACAGCAGCACCATCCTTTTATATAATACGAGGTTGGGGCGAGcgggagggaaggaaaatgctCTTTTTCATCAAGCTGTGAGCACTTCCTTTCACAAGGAAACAATCTCAATCAGAGAAGGGCCATTTGCTGATTTCACTATTAACTACTACACACTCCAAAAAAGTATTATCTCCGAGGCtatggaggagaggaaaaagaagtggTGAAGAAGAGAAGAGGCTTTGTGCATCTCTTTGTCTTTGACAGCACTTTTCTCCCTCAGCCTCCACGATGCAGCCTCTGACAAGGGCTCCCCAAACACAGAAAGTGCTGCTTTAGCCCATTCCTTGGTGAAGCAAGGGCACTGGAACCAGGTGATATGGAAGAACTGAGGGACACAGAGAAAGCCAGCAGAGGCACAAGGCCAAAGCCTGTACATGACCCCTGCCTGGAACACCCCTCGGGAACCTGTCACTTAGGGGAGATTAAGCCCtgtccatttttatttctgttttaaaggaGAGGGTGGGGGGACCTCCATGCTCTTTCCAGAAGAAATAGCCAGTGAAAACAGCTTCCTGTTTTGCAAGCAGAAGGAGCATAGTCAGGCAAAGAAGCAAAGCCATTTTGGCACTTAaaaaactacagctgttctgAGCCTTCCTTTCAGAAACAAGTTACACAAGTGTGCGCACTGAGCGATGCATGAAGCTCTGTCCACTCATGGTGCAACGAGTGTGCTTACAGCAGGCAGAAACACATGGAGCATACATGCAATGTGATCCCAACCTCAGAAATCAAGCTTAACTAGTTTAATCTCAGGGATTAATTGCTGCTTCTGTTCTTGTTGGAGGTAGATTCCCCTAATTTGACTAAATATATTATCATACTTTGTAAGCTATTAAAGACAGGAATACTATTAAGATACTTGAGCATTCTGCTAATTTTAAGAGAAGGCAGAGACTGTAAAGTCTGTAGAAACTGTTTTGATTTCCAGTAACAGTCACACAATTTGGAGGCTGAAGGATCTTGCACAATCATCCTGCATcaaagcagctggagagcacTCATACTTGGCCAGAGAGCCCATCTGAGTTCCTGCTGGGTGGAACCGGGTAAGGTTAATTCTGTTAATCTTCTTCAGTCCCCAACACACCGACCAGGACAGGATCAGCAGCCCACTAAGGCAACTCTTGTTGCAATGCGTGGAAAGTAGCCCTTAGTACAAAATCCAGGGGAAGACTGGGGATAAGTCCTGTCCACACATATGCCCTACTGCAGATAAGCAATAAACCCCAGTTCTAACTTGCATCCGATTCCGCACCCTGCAGGACTGGGATGGTCCTGCCACGGTGTGAGGAGCAAACCCTGCAGAGAGGCAAGGATGACGAAGTCATGGCACTTGTGAGTTGAGTCAGGCTGGAGTTAATGGCCCCAAGTTGCAGGGCTAACACATTCCCTCACTGCGCTGTCATCAAccccttgttttgctttcaaataACTTATCACACAAAGCCGTGACAGAAAGGGTTAAGGCatcaaaaaaagtaaaaatcaaaatgatTTATATGTGAAACACTTCTGAACATGCCCTCTAAGTACAGTAGATTTTCCCCTCGGAACCACACCCTGTAAGTGCTGTATTTTGAGAGCTGAACAATTAACATAAGGCATATGAGTCAGTCTTTGAAAGACTCTGTGGGAACCAGAGAGCCTTTTGCTATTAGGAGTGATGTAAACTCCCTAAGGCTGGAATAAGTCCACAATAGAAGCAAAGAGAGTCATAAATAACAACAATGGGCACTCCATATACTACTAAGACACACAGCCATTATTGGTGAtacttcctttattttctttattagaCTTAATAATtttagttaattaaaaaaaaataaaacacactgtCTGTTTTGGGAATACTATTTATTTCCTATGGGAACTTCAGGACttgttaaagaaagaaaaaaagctaatCTGCTCTCATCCTGTCTAGTAATCCCAAATTCCTTTTAGGCAgtgaaataattaaagaaaaatattccaggCATAAAAGGGAGGACAGCAGAAGCAGACATCATATAAACAATGACACCATGACAGAGAAAAACGTCAAAGCACCGCCAGACTTGCGACTCGACTCTGaaagagctgcagggagtgggATTGCTGCTAACAAATTAAAACCACATTTCTTGGCAAATTGTTAAAGACAGACATATTTACATTTGTATAGAGACTGGGTGGGCACAAAAGATTAAAATGCTTCTCTAGCCCTTGAACTGCCAAGTTCTATTAGAAATATGTGCTCTTAAAATCCCAGGGTAAGCTCAGTCCTTTTTGTCACTAAAACTGCAGAGAATGGCCTGCAGAAGTGAAGCTTACAAAGTCTTACCAGCCTACCTGCTCATGACAATGGCCTCCCCAAACCTGATTTTAAGATACAAAATACTTATCCAAAGAGATGTCTGGGGGAATAAAATCCTCTATCAAAACTTACAGAGAAATACGACTGTTAGGCACTGAACATACTTCCTTTAAGGTTTAtcaaattgatttttctttttttttgccacctTACTCAACTTACTACTCACTcaagctgaaaaagaaacccTCAAAACTGTAAAAGTGGTCACTGCCATCTCCAGCTCTCTCCCGGACAGCTGAACTCAGCAGTACAGCATTAAATATCTATTAAAGAACTACCCATGGATGGGCACTTGTGAGGAACCCTTACAACTCATTACCCTGAAGCAGAGTGAAAGCTTTGGCCTTTTCAGCATGACAATATGCTCATACAAatacccattttttttccagtctaatACTGGGTTGAAAGAAAACTTTCGAAGTGAACACTGCTGCACCCCTTTCCTACCTCTCCGGTGTCATGCTTTCTAGTTGTGTCTTACTCTTCTCAGTGCCACAAGCTTATGTACCAATAAAATAAGACTAAGGGATAATTAAATTTTATGTCTGgttaacaaaaataaaccaacctCATAATAAAAACACACcgtttttaaaatgcatttatcaaTGTGGCTCATCAAAAATACTTAATAGAATATATCAACAGGTTCAAGAAATCAATTTTTATATCACAGTGGCAAATGGGAAGGGACTATAAAGATAATAATATAGGCAAAGCTATGAACTAAACTATTATCCCAGGCACACACaataaaactaaaattattGAAATGATTAAGACAGAAATACTTATTTAGGGGAGCTTTATAGAAGCTTGCAATTGCATGATTTCTCTTAGTGTCATTGTAAGCTGCATCATTAGCTCAACCATCAAAGATAACCTTTAGGTTTCAGAGGTGTCCTAATAGATGACTGACAGATCACAGAGGTCAGACAGGACTCCTTCCAATCTGATAAACAAAAAGGGCTCCTTAAAGCAAGTGAGGAGGCTTGTGAGGGAAGGATAAATCAGATACTACAATCTAACTGATAAAAAAGTGACAGAGACAGGACTTTGGGTCTGGTCTCTTGCCCTCTCCCAACCCACATGAAGGAAAAACTTCCCACAGTTTCAAGATGcaaatttttttgcatttccaaTGTAGTGATGCATCAGTCCTGGCAGTTCTACTTAGGAACTCCAACCACATCATAAAACACTTGCAGAAGTTTTCCAAGTACAGAAATGGATATTATTCTCAACCTGAAATACAGTTCCTTGATCAGATTTCTGGAATATTGCTCTCTACATTTTAAAGTTGACTGCCCTGCTCTAAAAGTCAGTAAATTCCAGTAAAAACCATTCGGATCATTCCACGTTACATTGGAATACTGGTGTTGCCTTTGAAATAGGTATTTTTAAGGAATACTGGTGGTTTTCAAAAATACTCCAATTTCAATCTTGAAAAGAATGTCACAGCCAGAGCAAACTGCAACTcgccagcaggagcagaactgTTCAACCCACCCATGACCTAGCACAGAAAGTAAAATCAAACTCCTGGATCAGTACAGTCTTCATTATCTACCACCAAAATTCCTTAGAATTTGACACCATGGATCTTAAGTTTTGCTGGTCAGGAGACCCTATGGTCTGTACTATTTAGTCCAAGCACTGGCCCAGTCTATTACAAGCCCCAGTGATACACATTTCACTTTCTCAAAACACAACGTGTGAACCCAAGTTTCTCACTCAATACATAAGTCCTGGCAATTACAAACATTTCAAAGGTCCCCCAGGCATCACCAGATTAGCTTAAAGCATATGacttctctgaagaaaaaagccttCTTCCTTTTGAAGTGTTTGGTTCAGATTTTAACTGTATTTCACGTATAGGAGGAAGCCCAGATGGTTCTGAGTGTAAGAAATTCAGAGCTCTCTAGATTTGCATTTCAACACTCactaaagaagagaaaatagaagaaTTCCTGCTGTAAATAACATAGAACAAATGAAATGTGATTCTTCCTAAAACCTAAAGCTGCAATGGAGTGTTTTTATAAATTCAACCTATGTATAACACACAGAGCAAATACTCCCATCACACTTTCTAGAGGCAGAGAAGTGCTCCTGAAACAACCGATTTATTTACATACTGAGCAGCACGTGACACAGGCTGTGTGCATTTGCTTGAAGGCAAGAAGTGCTAAAATTAATGTTAAGTAATTGAGCTATTAATCATTCTGATTTTATACACTGATGCTACAAGACTCAGATTCTATCTTCAGAGAAAGTATCCACTGATAAGAAATGCAGGAGTAGACAACAGCTTTTCAACCAAAATAACTTCTCTCAGtgacactgaagaaaaatttaaagcatATTAACAGtcaatttttacctttttaaaggAAGCCAATGCCTTATAAGCATGCATCTTCAGCCATCAATTCCCATCAATTTTATGTTCTTGACTCCAGTAGTTATGAAAGAGGACATGCATGCAAGACACACATTTCATACTTGAAAgagatttttataaaataaaggaaTAGCAATTTTATGTGGTGCTCGACCCCTTTCTCCAACTTACAAACCATGAGCCAATATCTGAGACAGGCCTGGCATGAGGATCCTCTGTGTGCCTACCAAATCTCACTGGGCATCAGGGCCAACCAGTGCAGATGCCCATCAGCATCACCCACCAGCAACACTGAAGCGAACTTTGCATTTGCCCTTGCAGACAAAGCATGGGTTATATGACATTAGAGAATACTCCTTAGAGTA
The DNA window shown above is from Corvus hawaiiensis isolate bCorHaw1 chromosome 3, bCorHaw1.pri.cur, whole genome shotgun sequence and carries:
- the LOC125323155 gene encoding protein SLX4IP isoform X2 encodes the protein MASNKFVIKCGNFAVLVDVHILPQGSSKDTSWFSDHEKEEVCKLLEEVVASRVKHYLEAHKQRGQWKAMEYGSSGPLFLTELRVFPEKFIVCVSKLDFDPSAWTCDNGILKEELSSGTSEYFTESAENKKLEIRLSEQIKQDILKKIVKRTKPRRSSASKPQISKDSKKVYLGLGDSQTENRKNDCQTSLSAWSDVKRRSPGLLKDCTNTAESTLELPALEQRNCVNQRQPDDVRSQQKPHSLEWLETSLLLENPPCSSESALPAPKQSQRVTKTQAQLKTCGSEEELEYFTKVSSEGTPLTSINTEISKCDDNCLGPFLEEKTPLNSRLFSKQDMTKTVADKKSLRKNPSWSLSAISSGVQASQNEPSTATEELPAVPASCLELHPVSSEELSQKRKKEVENGLRKLKLRRLKKSQSEILP
- the LOC125323155 gene encoding protein SLX4IP isoform X1, which gives rise to MASNKFVIKCGNFAVLVDVHILPQGSSKDTSWFSDHEKEEVCKLLEEVVASRVKHYLEAHKQRGQWKAMEYGSSGPLFLTANSLHITAYFMKRWVNLRCALGKRYRELRVFPEKFIVCVSKLDFDPSAWTCDNGILKEELSSGTSEYFTESAENKKLEIRLSEQIKQDILKKIVKRTKPRRSSASKPQISKDSKKVYLGLGDSQTENRKNDCQTSLSAWSDVKRRSPGLLKDCTNTAESTLELPALEQRNCVNQRQPDDVRSQQKPHSLEWLETSLLLENPPCSSESALPAPKQSQRVTKTQAQLKTCGSEEELEYFTKVSSEGTPLTSINTEISKCDDNCLGPFLEEKTPLNSRLFSKQDMTKTVADKKSLRKNPSWSLSAISSGVQASQNEPSTATEELPAVPASCLELHPVSSEELSQKRKKEVENGLRKLKLRRLKKSQSEILP